In Acidaminococcus timonensis, one DNA window encodes the following:
- a CDS encoding alpha/beta hydrolase, translated as MSTNIMPGAEPYAWQGTTGKGVLLIHGFTGSPSELRELGEQFHEKGYTVEGILLAGHGTDPRNLLCVKAEQWLEQVRQAVLGLRRRCHTVVVIGMSMGGLLALYAAAELPVDRVVTLSTPIYLYDWRVHFLWLADRLPYWAIPKSPRSIDAPERYNVAYRCMPIAGVHQLVKLLRLVKRREIPKVQQPILIIQSRTDHTVRPESAQYIADHVASAHKKLLWVPEARHVMTLFTGRQAVYAAIEAFLEE; from the coding sequence ATGAGCACGAACATTATGCCCGGGGCAGAACCCTATGCCTGGCAGGGGACGACGGGAAAAGGTGTGCTGCTGATCCACGGATTCACCGGCAGTCCCTCGGAACTGCGGGAACTGGGGGAACAGTTCCACGAGAAAGGCTATACGGTGGAGGGAATCCTGCTGGCCGGGCACGGCACCGATCCCCGGAACCTGCTTTGTGTCAAAGCCGAACAGTGGCTGGAACAGGTACGGCAGGCGGTGCTGGGGCTGCGGAGACGGTGCCACACGGTTGTCGTGATCGGCATGTCCATGGGAGGCCTTTTGGCCCTGTATGCCGCAGCGGAGCTGCCTGTGGACAGGGTGGTGACCCTGAGTACGCCCATCTACCTGTACGACTGGCGGGTGCACTTTTTGTGGCTGGCAGACCGTCTGCCCTACTGGGCCATTCCCAAATCTCCCCGGTCCATCGATGCTCCCGAGCGCTACAATGTGGCCTATCGGTGCATGCCCATTGCCGGTGTGCATCAGCTGGTGAAATTGCTGCGCCTGGTCAAGCGCCGGGAGATCCCGAAAGTGCAGCAGCCCATCCTGATCATCCAGAGCCGCACGGACCATACGGTACGGCCGGAAAGTGCCCAGTATATTGCGGACCATGTGGCCTCGGCCCACAAGAAGCTGCTGTGGGTGCCGGAGGCCCGCCACGTGATGACATTATTTACAGGCCGGCAGGCTGTTTATGCTGCCATTGAAGCCTTTTTGGAGGAATAG
- a CDS encoding XkdQ/YqbQ family protein: protein MSTMFGRSLFGHLIYAGPDQGGAGSIDTSVPDFYPGQFTVIAYNKSGTKTAYFGSGAEHNALSKVTFEIGETGCGNVELTFHELPSNAELDYMQRIDIHLFGDRSPWYSGYIINRPVKGTTDTTYTFKGYGYYNQLSSYLIFKTYENMDPGDIVRDIAVEAEKHLDIVFNDIKIEKAGYTCTKIVFDGVTIKDALKTLSEFATDFVYGVDERRNIYFKPRVKEINEQARLTVGKHITSYSPTWNVDKVVNWVRTKGGNVDDQGEQWLCVAKDDASIQKYGYRMKVLSLPSAYAVADAQRYSDNYIAQYKDPIKSATVKGVSLEYPLVDGSFNVRHMTTEGMAEIRTLSGDVHDYPITKLKYTVSPDKGISCDMTLGEPPFTVDQYLAGVERNAKNLEQAQATAIKQLHK, encoded by the coding sequence AGGAAGCATTGATACTTCCGTCCCTGACTTTTACCCTGGCCAGTTCACCGTGATCGCCTATAACAAGAGCGGCACCAAGACGGCCTATTTCGGGTCCGGGGCAGAGCACAACGCCCTGTCCAAAGTGACGTTCGAAATCGGGGAAACCGGCTGCGGAAATGTGGAACTGACCTTCCATGAACTGCCCAGCAATGCGGAACTGGATTACATGCAGCGCATCGACATCCACCTGTTCGGGGACCGTTCTCCCTGGTACTCCGGCTACATCATCAACCGGCCGGTGAAAGGGACCACGGACACCACCTACACCTTCAAGGGCTACGGCTACTATAACCAGCTGTCCAGCTACCTGATCTTCAAGACCTACGAGAACATGGACCCGGGCGACATCGTCCGGGACATTGCGGTGGAAGCGGAAAAGCATCTGGATATTGTGTTCAACGATATCAAGATTGAAAAAGCCGGCTATACCTGCACTAAGATCGTGTTCGACGGGGTGACCATCAAGGATGCTTTGAAGACCCTTTCGGAGTTCGCCACGGATTTTGTCTACGGGGTGGATGAACGCCGGAACATCTACTTCAAGCCCCGGGTGAAGGAAATCAACGAACAGGCCCGGCTGACCGTAGGCAAACACATCACCAGCTACAGCCCCACCTGGAACGTGGATAAAGTCGTGAACTGGGTGCGGACCAAGGGCGGGAATGTGGACGACCAGGGCGAGCAATGGCTCTGTGTGGCCAAGGATGATGCCAGTATCCAGAAATACGGGTATCGCATGAAGGTGCTTTCCCTGCCGTCTGCTTATGCGGTAGCCGATGCCCAGCGCTACAGTGACAACTACATTGCCCAGTATAAGGATCCCATCAAGTCGGCCACGGTGAAAGGCGTCAGCCTGGAATACCCGCTGGTGGATGGGTCCTTCAACGTGCGGCACATGACCACCGAGGGCATGGCGGAAATCCGGACCCTGTCCGGAGATGTCCATGACTACCCCATCACCAAACTGAAATATACCGTTTCCCCGGATAAGGGAATCAGTTGTGACATGACCCTGGGCGAGCCGCCCTTTACCGTGGACCAGTACCTGGCCGGAGTGGAGCGGAACGCCAAGAACCTGGAACAGGCCCAGGCCACGGCTATCAAACAGCTACACAAGTAA
- a CDS encoding CtsR family transcriptional regulator, which produces MRNIADAIEEFIISELFANEQDAVSVKRSQLAEKLSCAPSQITYTLTTRFTPERGYEVESKRGNGGFIRIIRLHPHQSSTAAAHPALPAAREGKSSDQLVHALLTHKMVTLREARLMEYFLQVLGDHVSEKDKEQLIRNAFQLLQEDE; this is translated from the coding sequence ATGCGAAATATCGCAGATGCAATCGAAGAATTCATCATCAGCGAACTGTTTGCCAACGAACAGGACGCAGTCAGTGTGAAACGGAGTCAGCTGGCGGAGAAGCTTTCCTGTGCGCCCAGCCAGATCACCTATACTCTGACCACCCGGTTCACCCCGGAACGGGGATATGAAGTGGAATCGAAACGGGGGAACGGGGGCTTTATCCGGATCATCCGGCTGCACCCGCACCAAAGCAGTACCGCTGCGGCCCATCCGGCACTGCCGGCTGCCCGGGAGGGCAAATCTTCTGACCAGCTGGTCCATGCGCTGCTGACCCATAAAATGGTCACCCTGCGGGAGGCCCGGCTCATGGAGTACTTCCTCCAGGTGCTGGGTGACCATGTAAGCGAAAAAGACAAGGAGCAGCTGATCCGCAACGCATTCCAATTGCTTCAGGAGGACGAATAA
- a CDS encoding PaaI family thioesterase: protein MERERDTMCFGCGRDNPMGLHLHFRTDENGCYTSFVPQPVHQSYDGRMHGGLISTLLDETMGNYPYMYEHKVAYTARLEVRFRQPVRIGERIRVITKVKRRKGQLLEMTGQVVREDGTVAAEADGKLMYEERS from the coding sequence ATGGAAAGAGAAAGAGATACCATGTGCTTCGGCTGTGGCAGGGACAATCCCATGGGACTGCACCTGCATTTCCGCACCGACGAGAACGGCTGTTATACCAGTTTCGTGCCCCAGCCGGTGCACCAGAGCTATGATGGCCGGATGCACGGAGGCCTGATCTCCACCCTGCTGGACGAGACCATGGGCAATTATCCCTATATGTACGAACACAAGGTGGCCTATACGGCCCGGCTGGAAGTACGCTTCCGGCAGCCGGTGCGCATCGGGGAGCGCATCCGGGTGATCACAAAAGTGAAACGGAGAAAGGGACAGCTGCTGGAGATGACGGGCCAGGTGGTCCGGGAAGACGGCACAGTGGCCGCGGAAGCAGACGGGAAGCTGATGTATGAGGAGAGATCATGA
- the radA gene encoding DNA repair protein RadA: protein MAKRTQTRYVCQNCGYSTAKWLGKCPECGQWDTLVEEVAAPTTPTRQRPSYLTVTEAPTPKTLRQVNKVQVHRLSTGIHEFDRVLGGGIVPGSLILLGGAPGIGKSTITLDVSMKAAARGAKVLYVSGEESEAQTAMRAERLGEATDALQIMTATELGTILVQARQVMPRLLVIDSIQTMYNQELETAAGSVGQVRECTAKLLTFAKETGIAVIIIGHVTKEGNIAGPRLLEHMVDVVLQFEGDRSYTYRVLRALKNRFGSTSECGIFSMEEAGLKEVANPSGLFLEAKESPVPGSVITAVMEGNRPILTEIQALVAHTPFGLPRRTVVGVDFNRVNMLLAVLEKRCGMNFGDQDAYVAAVGGMKVKEPAADLAILGALVSSYRNRAVPMGVLAIGEVGLTGELRRVGLVDRRIKEAIQLGFHRFVVPRGSFPAGKEPKEVAIAQVRTVEEAVAELYK from the coding sequence GTGGCGAAACGAACCCAGACCCGTTACGTATGCCAGAACTGTGGATATTCCACGGCCAAATGGCTGGGCAAGTGCCCGGAATGCGGGCAGTGGGACACCCTGGTGGAGGAGGTGGCTGCGCCCACCACACCCACCCGGCAGCGGCCCAGTTATCTGACGGTGACAGAAGCGCCCACGCCCAAGACCCTGCGCCAGGTGAACAAGGTGCAGGTGCACCGGCTGTCCACCGGCATCCACGAATTCGACCGGGTGCTGGGGGGCGGCATCGTACCGGGCTCCCTGATCCTTTTGGGCGGGGCACCGGGCATCGGCAAAAGCACCATCACCCTGGACGTTTCCATGAAGGCGGCGGCCCGGGGCGCGAAAGTGCTGTATGTTTCCGGCGAAGAAAGTGAAGCCCAGACGGCCATGCGGGCGGAACGGCTGGGGGAGGCCACGGACGCCCTCCAGATCATGACCGCGACGGAACTGGGCACCATCCTGGTCCAGGCACGCCAGGTGATGCCCAGGCTGCTGGTGATCGACTCCATCCAGACCATGTACAACCAGGAACTGGAGACGGCGGCGGGCAGCGTGGGCCAGGTGCGGGAATGTACCGCCAAGCTGCTGACCTTTGCCAAGGAAACGGGCATTGCGGTGATCATCATCGGCCACGTGACCAAGGAAGGGAATATTGCCGGACCCCGGCTGCTGGAACACATGGTGGATGTGGTGCTGCAGTTCGAAGGGGACCGGTCCTACACCTACCGGGTGCTTCGGGCCCTGAAGAACCGGTTCGGCTCCACCAGTGAATGCGGCATCTTTTCCATGGAGGAGGCGGGCCTGAAAGAAGTGGCCAATCCCTCCGGGCTGTTCTTGGAGGCCAAGGAGTCTCCGGTGCCCGGGTCGGTGATCACCGCTGTCATGGAAGGGAATCGGCCCATCCTGACAGAAATCCAGGCCCTGGTGGCCCATACCCCCTTTGGCCTGCCCCGCAGGACCGTGGTGGGGGTGGATTTCAACCGGGTGAATATGCTGCTGGCCGTGCTGGAAAAGCGCTGCGGCATGAATTTCGGAGACCAGGATGCCTATGTGGCTGCAGTAGGCGGTATGAAGGTGAAGGAGCCGGCTGCCGATCTGGCCATTTTGGGGGCTCTGGTGTCCAGCTACCGGAACCGGGCTGTACCCATGGGGGTGCTGGCCATCGGTGAAGTGGGGCTTACCGGCGAACTGCGGAGAGTGGGCCTGGTGGACCGTCGGATCAAAGAGGCCATCCAGCTGGGCTTTCATCGGTTCGTGGTGCCCCGGGGCAGTTTCCCCGCCGGTAAGGAACCAAAAGAAGTGGCCATTGCCCAGGTACGGACGGTGGAAGAGGCCGTGGCGGAGTTGTACAAGTGA
- a CDS encoding radical SAM/SPASM domain-containing protein: protein MGDFLKRNINTIFLMLGNGCNMNCRYCLQHPLVEKSLSGHVNPDVYRFIRQVVEENDEKTELGLHFYGGEPLIYFPLMKEIIGKLKGVKGIRFSTISNGKAITDEMVELFNSLPLYVCISWDGHNVLQTRGYDVFAKGSKTRERLLKLDHLGVSAVLSAYNYPQEACDAFQELSKDYFDIHGYPLSFNYDTIMDTGLGDKSLLDMDYDRVEREVGTMMDRYMKYRLGQGEMKFAELAFIESRFNALYSYLRKDGDFWSRQWCTCNNGYSVLNLDLAGNLYPCHNTSQKAGSIYDSYFKYLNEILKTDRTFERREKCLDCPAVASCKGGCKLVAPENMEKGLCRLRRAIFLPILKGTMAYGREIMEAGNG from the coding sequence ATGGGAGACTTTTTGAAGAGAAACATCAACACCATCTTCCTGATGCTGGGGAACGGCTGCAACATGAACTGCCGGTACTGCCTGCAGCATCCCCTGGTGGAAAAGAGCCTGTCCGGCCATGTGAATCCGGACGTGTACCGGTTCATCCGGCAGGTGGTGGAGGAAAACGACGAAAAGACGGAACTGGGGCTGCACTTCTATGGAGGTGAGCCCCTTATCTATTTCCCGCTGATGAAAGAGATCATCGGGAAGCTGAAAGGCGTGAAGGGCATCCGGTTCAGCACCATCAGCAACGGCAAGGCCATCACAGACGAAATGGTGGAGCTGTTCAACAGCCTGCCCCTCTACGTGTGCATCAGCTGGGACGGCCACAACGTGCTGCAGACCCGGGGCTATGATGTTTTCGCCAAGGGAAGCAAGACCAGGGAACGGCTGCTGAAGCTGGACCACCTGGGAGTAAGCGCTGTGCTTTCTGCGTACAACTACCCCCAGGAAGCTTGTGATGCCTTCCAGGAGCTCAGCAAGGATTATTTCGATATCCACGGGTATCCTCTGTCCTTTAACTACGACACCATCATGGACACCGGCCTGGGGGACAAGTCCCTGCTGGACATGGACTATGACAGGGTGGAACGGGAAGTGGGGACCATGATGGACCGGTACATGAAGTACCGGCTGGGCCAGGGAGAAATGAAATTCGCCGAGCTGGCCTTCATCGAAAGCCGGTTCAATGCTCTGTACAGCTATCTGCGCAAGGATGGGGACTTCTGGAGCCGCCAGTGGTGCACCTGCAACAACGGCTACAGCGTGCTGAACCTGGACCTGGCCGGGAACCTGTATCCCTGCCACAATACCAGCCAAAAGGCTGGGAGCATCTATGATTCCTATTTCAAGTATCTAAACGAGATCCTGAAAACAGACCGGACGTTCGAGCGGCGGGAAAAGTGCCTGGATTGCCCGGCGGTGGCTTCCTGCAAAGGTGGCTGCAAGCTGGTGGCACCGGAGAACATGGAAAAGGGGCTGTGCCGGCTGCGGCGGGCCATCTTTCTGCCCATCCTAAAAGGCACCATGGCCTATGGGCGGGAAATCATGGAGGCAGGAAATGGCTAA
- the secG gene encoding preprotein translocase subunit SecG, whose translation MALDILMVLDVIVSILMSLSILLQSGKSSGFAGMGGGETLFGGKPTDMDEALSRFTVVLGLAFAVINVVIARLQ comes from the coding sequence GTGGCGTTAGATATATTGATGGTCCTTGATGTGATCGTGAGCATCCTGATGAGCCTTTCCATCCTGCTGCAGTCCGGTAAAAGCTCCGGCTTTGCAGGTATGGGCGGTGGCGAGACCTTGTTCGGTGGCAAACCCACCGACATGGACGAAGCCCTGTCCCGGTTCACCGTGGTGCTGGGCCTGGCTTTTGCTGTAATCAACGTGGTCATTGCCCGGTTGCAGTAA
- a CDS encoding radical SAM protein, translating into MKSVTIYLGSKCNMDCAYCHREPDPEEDKGLPPEFYSRLQQMAKEGPLTVKFMGGEPTLYMDTIKKVVESVPDASFAIATNGKNLEWFLPSFRANHFKIALSYDGGDVDLRGFNPLEKLVDYPYLSISTTIFHGNTDFRKILAQFREKREKGMRISFFPHLVHHTSPANAAYALTKEDYASVLRQWKELVLELVDGYKKTGKINWELTALFYGLFRRLEANYQYGETYCFNRNLWKVGPTGKLFSCFYIRDVPLDPKNWQDQQAALLDYLFPKCKGCKVYGMCGGGCHKSLDHEQECEFYYALYSWFQELADKEPAVWRLGNALQ; encoded by the coding sequence ATGAAGAGCGTGACCATCTATCTGGGCAGCAAGTGCAATATGGATTGTGCCTACTGTCACCGGGAACCGGACCCGGAAGAAGATAAAGGACTGCCTCCGGAGTTTTACAGCCGGCTGCAGCAGATGGCGAAGGAAGGCCCCCTGACCGTGAAGTTTATGGGCGGGGAGCCTACCTTGTATATGGACACCATTAAAAAGGTGGTAGAGTCCGTCCCTGATGCCTCTTTTGCCATCGCCACCAACGGGAAGAACCTGGAATGGTTTCTTCCATCCTTCCGGGCCAACCATTTCAAGATTGCTCTCAGCTATGATGGCGGGGATGTTGACCTGCGGGGATTCAACCCGCTGGAGAAGCTGGTGGATTATCCCTACCTGAGCATCAGCACTACGATCTTCCACGGAAACACCGATTTCCGGAAGATCCTGGCCCAGTTCCGGGAGAAGCGGGAAAAGGGGATGCGGATTTCTTTCTTTCCTCATTTGGTTCATCACACCAGCCCGGCCAACGCCGCCTATGCCCTGACCAAAGAAGATTACGCCAGTGTGCTGCGGCAATGGAAGGAACTGGTCTTGGAGCTGGTGGATGGATACAAGAAAACCGGGAAAATCAACTGGGAACTGACAGCGCTATTCTATGGTCTGTTCCGCCGGCTAGAAGCCAACTACCAGTATGGCGAAACGTACTGTTTCAACCGGAACCTGTGGAAGGTGGGGCCTACGGGTAAGTTATTCAGCTGCTTCTATATCCGGGACGTTCCCCTGGATCCGAAAAACTGGCAGGATCAGCAGGCTGCCCTCCTGGATTACCTTTTCCCCAAATGCAAGGGGTGCAAGGTGTACGGGATGTGCGGAGGTGGCTGTCACAAGAGCCTGGACCATGAGCAGGAATGTGAATTCTACTATGCCCTGTATTCCTGGTTCCAGGAGTTGGCCGATAAGGAGCCGGCAGTCTGGAGGCTGGGCAATGCTTTACAGTAA
- the rnr gene encoding ribonuclease R, producing MTNNEMQERILGYVKEHAAAPLEAEAILKALQLEGADLKLFWLELKELEDNGTLIKTRYSTYGLPAAMGLVVGRIQITSKGFGFVIPAEKTEEGDLFIPASGLTGSMDGDTVIARVMEKGYDDRREGKVIRILKRAHTKLVGTFSKAGEFAFVIPDNKRVGRDIYVRRKDFGGAKDKEKVVVEITTWPDERRNAEGRIVEILGKPGDIGLEILSIIKDNDLPTKFPDAVQAAAEKVEQKIKKKELQSRLDRRKWNIITIDGVDSKDLDDAVYVEKQGDNYFLGVYIADVSYYVQPHSALDQEAYERGTSVYLVDRVLPMLPVELSNGICSLNEGEDRLTMACEMLIDGKTGRTISFTIAPSVINNHHRMNYPDVRSILVDQDEALREKYADIVPMLENMADLQKVLNKKRQRRGAINFELPEQKVLLDEQKHPVAIVKRERSVAEMMIEEFMLAANETVAGFMAKHKRPFIYRVHDLPDPDKISNLAKLMSLFGVTLKVEEKMRPKDLQRALDKVAGKPEEKLISTVALRSMRQAVYQTENIGHFGLAAHFYTHFTSPIRRYPDLMVHRLLRRQLDGERLSRQQAEERTQRLSLIASHCSIRERAAIDAERQTVDLKMAEYMLQFVGQEFTGTISGVSSFGFFVELDNGVEGLVHVSSLTDDYYDYIEGQYALIGQHLGHRYRLGDQVKIQVLSVDVEERKIDFVLAGLSKEAADAMRRELGRQKKTKSGIATGKLRNDTTGRREKGSAAKSRNRHRSKSKKKSGPKADAPKKQESGLSQLVPEGTGTQSGSTKKKNHRRRRRRRDRKHGKTSENRSRESQSKA from the coding sequence ATGACAAATAATGAAATGCAGGAACGGATCCTGGGATATGTGAAGGAGCACGCAGCGGCTCCCCTGGAGGCAGAGGCCATTTTAAAGGCCCTGCAGCTGGAAGGAGCGGACCTGAAGCTGTTCTGGCTGGAACTGAAGGAACTGGAGGACAACGGGACCCTGATCAAGACCCGGTACAGCACCTATGGGCTGCCGGCAGCCATGGGTCTGGTGGTGGGCCGCATCCAGATCACCAGCAAGGGCTTCGGCTTCGTGATCCCGGCAGAAAAGACGGAAGAGGGCGACCTGTTCATCCCGGCCAGCGGCCTGACCGGTTCCATGGACGGGGATACGGTCATCGCCCGGGTCATGGAAAAGGGCTATGACGACCGGCGGGAAGGCAAGGTCATCCGGATCCTGAAACGGGCCCATACGAAACTGGTGGGCACCTTCAGCAAGGCCGGGGAGTTTGCCTTTGTGATCCCGGACAACAAACGGGTGGGCCGGGATATCTACGTGCGCCGGAAAGATTTTGGCGGTGCCAAAGACAAGGAAAAGGTTGTGGTGGAAATCACCACCTGGCCGGATGAACGGCGCAATGCCGAAGGCCGGATCGTGGAGATTCTGGGCAAGCCCGGGGATATCGGCCTGGAAATCCTGTCCATCATCAAGGACAATGACCTGCCCACCAAATTTCCGGACGCCGTACAGGCGGCTGCGGAAAAAGTGGAACAGAAGATCAAAAAGAAGGAACTGCAGTCCCGTCTGGACCGGCGGAAATGGAACATCATCACCATCGACGGGGTGGATTCCAAGGATCTGGACGATGCGGTGTATGTGGAAAAACAGGGAGATAACTACTTCCTGGGGGTCTATATCGCCGACGTGAGCTACTATGTGCAGCCCCATTCCGCCCTGGACCAGGAAGCCTACGAACGGGGCACCAGTGTGTACCTGGTGGACCGGGTCCTGCCCATGCTGCCGGTGGAACTGAGTAACGGCATCTGCAGCCTGAATGAAGGGGAAGACCGTCTGACCATGGCCTGTGAAATGCTCATCGACGGCAAGACCGGGCGGACCATTTCCTTTACCATTGCCCCCAGTGTGATTAACAACCACCATCGGATGAACTATCCGGACGTGCGGAGCATCCTGGTGGACCAGGACGAGGCCCTGCGGGAGAAATATGCGGACATCGTACCCATGCTGGAGAACATGGCCGACCTGCAGAAGGTGCTGAACAAGAAACGGCAGCGCCGGGGGGCCATCAACTTTGAGCTGCCGGAACAGAAGGTGCTGCTGGATGAACAGAAGCACCCGGTGGCCATCGTAAAGCGGGAACGGTCCGTGGCCGAGATGATGATTGAGGAATTCATGCTGGCGGCCAACGAGACCGTGGCCGGCTTCATGGCCAAACACAAGCGTCCCTTCATCTACCGGGTCCATGACCTGCCGGACCCGGACAAGATTTCCAACCTGGCGAAACTCATGAGCCTGTTCGGGGTCACCCTGAAAGTGGAAGAAAAAATGCGCCCCAAGGATCTCCAGCGGGCTCTGGATAAAGTAGCCGGCAAACCGGAGGAGAAGCTGATCTCCACGGTGGCCCTGCGCAGCATGCGCCAGGCAGTGTACCAGACGGAGAACATCGGTCACTTCGGGCTGGCAGCTCACTTCTATACCCATTTTACGTCCCCCATCCGCCGGTATCCGGACCTGATGGTCCACCGGCTGCTGCGGCGCCAGCTGGACGGTGAGCGCCTGTCCAGACAGCAGGCGGAGGAACGGACCCAGCGGTTGAGCCTGATTGCCTCCCACTGCTCCATCCGGGAACGGGCAGCCATCGACGCCGAACGGCAGACGGTGGATCTGAAGATGGCAGAATACATGCTCCAGTTTGTGGGCCAGGAATTCACCGGCACCATTTCCGGGGTTTCTTCCTTCGGATTTTTCGTGGAACTGGATAACGGGGTGGAAGGGCTGGTACACGTATCCAGCCTGACGGACGACTATTATGATTACATCGAGGGGCAGTATGCCCTGATCGGTCAGCATCTGGGCCACCGGTACCGTCTGGGCGACCAGGTGAAGATCCAGGTGCTGTCGGTGGATGTGGAAGAACGAAAGATCGACTTTGTGCTGGCTGGGCTTTCCAAAGAGGCTGCCGACGCCATGCGCCGGGAACTGGGACGCCAGAAGAAGACCAAGAGCGGGATTGCCACCGGCAAGCTGCGCAACGATACCACCGGCCGCCGGGAAAAGGGAAGCGCCGCAAAGAGCCGGAACCGGCATCGCAGCAAAAGTAAAAAGAAAAGCGGCCCGAAAGCCGATGCGCCGAAAAAGCAGGAAAGCGGCCTGAGCCAGCTGGTACCGGAAGGCACCGGGACCCAGAGCGGCAGCACGAAAAAGAAGAATCACCGCCGCCGGCGGAGAAGAAGGGATCGGAAACATGGAAAAACCAGTGAAAATCGTAGCAGAGAATCGCAAAGCAAGGCATGA
- a CDS encoding peptidoglycan recognition protein family protein, with amino-acid sequence MKRVTLKDIRTMAEAARPTLMAQAQEFGRDVKVYLHWTAGRYGQMYNDYHINIDRDGSLWASTDDFAETLSHTWHRNTGSIGVTLCCCYQAASNALGPYPPTAAQIEAMAQVVAVLAKALWLTIDRDRIMTHAEAADNVDGLLPEGDEYGPCNGCERWDLQYLGTKESPSWTTDYDSPKTGGNVLRGKAIWYQNQMQEMQDNGEG; translated from the coding sequence ATGAAAAGAGTGACACTGAAAGACATCCGGACAATGGCTGAGGCCGCCAGGCCCACGCTGATGGCCCAGGCCCAGGAGTTCGGCCGTGACGTCAAGGTATACCTGCATTGGACAGCCGGCCGATATGGCCAGATGTACAATGACTATCACATCAACATTGACCGGGACGGGAGCCTGTGGGCCAGCACCGACGACTTTGCCGAAACTTTGTCCCATACGTGGCATCGGAATACGGGCAGCATCGGGGTGACGCTCTGCTGCTGCTACCAGGCTGCCAGCAACGCCCTGGGCCCCTACCCACCGACTGCAGCCCAGATTGAAGCCATGGCCCAGGTGGTGGCCGTCCTGGCCAAAGCCCTGTGGCTGACCATCGACCGGGATCGGATTATGACCCATGCGGAGGCGGCTGATAATGTAGATGGCCTCTTGCCGGAAGGGGACGAATATGGCCCCTGTAACGGTTGCGAGCGGTGGGATCTGCAGTACCTGGGCACGAAGGAGAGTCCCTCCTGGACCACCGACTACGACAGCCCCAAAACTGGGGGCAACGTGCTGCGGGGGAAGGCTATCTGGTATCAGAATCAAATGCAGGAGATGCAGGATAATGGGGAGGGCTAA
- the smpB gene encoding SsrA-binding protein SmpB has product MEKPVKIVAENRKARHDYNIHETYETGLVLTGTEVKSLRAGKANLKDSYAAVTKSGEVYIYNLHISPYEHGNRFNVDPLRDRKLLMHKREIQKLIGKTKEKGYTLVPLQLYFSHGLVKCKLALATGKKLYDKRQDMAARAAKRDIDRAMKERNR; this is encoded by the coding sequence ATGGAAAAACCAGTGAAAATCGTAGCAGAGAATCGCAAAGCAAGGCATGACTATAACATCCACGAAACCTACGAAACCGGCCTGGTACTCACCGGTACGGAAGTGAAATCTCTGCGGGCGGGCAAGGCCAACCTGAAGGATTCCTATGCGGCGGTGACCAAGAGCGGGGAAGTGTACATCTACAACCTGCACATCAGCCCCTATGAACACGGCAACCGGTTCAACGTGGATCCCCTGCGGGACCGGAAGCTGCTGATGCACAAACGGGAAATCCAGAAACTCATCGGCAAGACCAAAGAAAAGGGGTATACCCTGGTGCCCCTGCAGCTCTATTTCAGCCACGGGCTGGTGAAATGTAAGCTGGCCCTGGCCACCGGTAAGAAACTCTACGACAAACGGCAGGACATGGCTGCCAGAGCGGCCAAGCGGGACATTGACCGGGCCATGAAGGAAAGGAACAGATAA